The Mytilus edulis chromosome 12, xbMytEdul2.2, whole genome shotgun sequence genome contains a region encoding:
- the LOC139497167 gene encoding uncharacterized protein, which yields MLTTWLSLALIVLTLSDIFGTCFGIPFGRFYLPIRDEGEVGLIDTYTIERVENAYELLGLFSKRLFLATELISLSEEIDNGVEATLRLSAYDDDDDDKVDEDDDGTYTALDDYHRRTSKHFMAHLRYFLKKSSKHGISFNDTADLLSQIFTSPWSVDDHGMPLCLSDCIIRATHPQTSPPPSYTTVHPIGQMIGHTSREHGEDHHNHPDHQQVEIFFYCSNACKNALLGHGMDTLGK from the exons ATGCTGACAACATGGCTTAGTCTGGCGCTAATTGTTTTGACATTATCGGACATATTTGGAACATGTTTTG GTATTCCATTTGGTAGGTTCTATTTACCTATAAGAGACGAAGGCGAGGTTGGATTGATTGACACGTACACGATAGAACGTGTTGAAAACGCCTATGAGCTACTAGGTCTGTTCAGTAAGAGGCTGTTTTTGGCGACAGAGCTCATAAGTTTGTCTGAGGAAATAGACAATGGGG TTGAGGCAACACTTCGATTATCGGCTtatgatgacgatgatgacgacAAAGTTGACGAAGACGACGATGGAACATATACAGCACTAGATGATTATCATCGTCGTACGTCAAAACATTTTATGGCTCATTTAAGAT attttctcaaaaaatcaagtaaacatGGTATAAGTTTCAATGATACAGCTGACTTATTATCAC aaatatttacGTCCCCATGGTCAGTTGACGATCATGGTATGCCATTATGCTTAAGTGATTGCATCATAAGAGCCACACATCCGCAAACCTCTCCGCCTCCATCCTATACCACGGTTCATCCAATAGGTCAAATGATAGGACATACTTCACGAGAACATGGAGAAGATCATCATAACCATCCAGATCACCAACAAGTGGAAATATTCTTTTATTGCAGTAATGCTTGCAAAAATGCTTTACTGGGTCATGGAATGGACACTTTGG gTAAATAG
- the LOC139497168 gene encoding carbohydrate sulfotransferase 15-like: MKNPCWKEKDRMRCLPYFQIVGVCRSGVADLYNRMLMHPKIVGNTGPHSRETDFWSWKRYGLSFFDIRLIKYGDFYTLSDFSNFFERIQRRSKEENKYDLITGHADSMDFWQAFDWRKIPQNNPKSTAPKYTTPDLLKHINPNIKIILMIRDPVERLYSQYIHDKRFIIRELEPDRNIPDDLYVRRVSEQKVDPETFDEYVKSSIDLYTKCTREYGTRGCLYGMRIFYNKRLPLVAGFYNEFLKNWLNVFKKEQFLIINFEDYIKDTGGVMAKVFAFLDVDSVDESTITKMSCSKKIHAPIFDSKVLPMLDSTKSLLRRFYEKSQVGLQNLLKKYKIEMSIKPILVNGKAIDCSKHYTSNEREL; this comes from the exons ATGAAGAATCCCTGCTGGAAAGAGAAAGACAGAATGCGGTGCTTACCATACTTTCAAATTGTAGGTGTGTGTAGGTCTGGTGTTGCTGATCTGTATAATCGAATGTTAATGCACCCTAAAATTGTGGGTAATACAGGTCCACACTCACGGGAAACTGACTTCTGGTCATGGAAACGATATGGTTTAA GCTTCTTTGACATCCGACTTATCAAGTATGGTGATTTCTATACTCTGTCAGATTTTAGCAACTTCTTTGAACGAATACAGAGGAGAAGTAAAGAAGAAAATAAATACGATCTCATAACAG GCCATGCCGATTCCATGGATTTTTGGCAAGCTTTTGATTGGCGAAAAATACCGCAGAACAATCCAAAGTCTACTGCACCAAAATATACCACACCAGACTTACTAAAACATATCAACCCAAATATCAAAATCATTCTTATGATCAGGGATCCAGTAGAAAG ATTATACAGTCAATATATCCATGACAAAAGATTTATTATCCGGGAACTGGAACCAGATAGAAACATTCCGGATGACTTGTATGTAAGAAGAGTAAGTGAACAGAAGGTCGACCCCGAGACATTCGATGAATACGTCAAATCATCGATAGATTTATACACAAAATGCACCAGGGAATACGGAACACGTGGTTGTTTGTATGGAATGCGGATATTTTATAACAAGAGG CTTCCATTAGTAGCAGGGTTTTATAACGAATTTCTTAAAAACTGGTTAAACGTATTTAAAAAGGAACAGTTTCTCATAATAAATTTCGAAGACTACATCAAGGATACCGGTGGAGTGATGGCAAAAGTGTTTGCATTTTTGGATGTTG aCTCTGTAGACGAATCCACCATTACTAAGATGTCATGTAGTAAGAAAATTCACGCGCCCATTTTTGATTCAAAAGTGTTGCCAATGTTAGACAGTACAAAGTCGTTACTTCGAAGATTTTACGAGAAAAGCCAAGTTGGACTTCAAAATctactgaaaaaatataaaatagaaatgAGTATAAAACCGATATTGGTGAATGGCAAAGCTATTGACTGTTCAAAACATTATACTTCAAATGAAAGAGAACTTTGA
- the LOC139497424 gene encoding uncharacterized protein, translating into MADSDKQLQASMKSEFEGKIDSKLKVVEAIKENIEKAVKYKETYDQRMGENKTEVAERAKVLLSSINDTVSELNSDIEKKREKDFQELDKYCEEIQNKITKFKKQLDYFKLVFGSLPDDDDIVQQFIKDSTPKLDAMALSVKMDFPKPLKLTSSSSIDVKACFGKIEEDLYFSPTGEEKPKYRSQLEVERRFKPEPNRSSIFGIQIRPDGKAWITTINYRILLVLRTGQIYDECMVKFLPVFTAVNKYGNLYCSSGTSSIIRVKKDFDMEEFANLSPCKTFGLHVTNDEHLLVCLEGPQRSKVVKYSEMGMPVQEIMLDMDNEPIFKVPKYVTENASGQICVSDEGHLIIVEPSGKKYVKYKPTDETWIGKSLIVDKFDNLISSECPLKIRPQNIHIMNSKGENVKTFKLEGPKISGVNALAIDYQYDDPVMWIGTPLGDVIIAEFVNKDI; encoded by the coding sequence ATGGCCGACTCCGATAAGCAATTGCAAGCAAGTATGAAGTCGGAATTTGAGGGGAAAATAGATTCGAAGCTCAAGGTAGTAGAAGCTATTAAGGAAAACATAGAAAAGGCTGTTAAGTACAAAGAAACCTACGACCAACGAATGGGAGAAAACAAAACTGAAGTGGCAGAGAGGGCAAAAGTTCTTTTATCCAGCATCAATGATACCGTAAGTGAACTTAATTCTGATATAGAAAAGAAAAGAGAGAAAGATTTCCAAGAATTGGACAAATATTGCGAAGAAATTCAGaacaagattacaaaatttaaaaaacaactgGATTATTTCAAACTAGTTTTCGGTTCACTCCCTGATGATGATGATATtgttcaacaatttatcaaagatTCCACCCCTAAATTGGATGCAATGGCATTATCGGTCAAGATGGATTTTCCAAAACCATTAAAACTTACTTCTAGTTCATCTATCGACGTAAAGGCATGTTTTGGGAAAATTGAAGAGGACCTGTACTTCAGCCCAACTGGTGAAGAGAAACCAAAATATCGCTCGCAGTTAGAGGTCGAGCGTCGATTTAAACCGGAACCGAACAGATCCAGTATTTTCGGTATTCAGATACGACCAGACGGTAAAGCCTGGATAACAACAATCAATTATCGTATTCTCCTTGTGCTGAGAACCGGGCAAATTTACGACGAATGCATGGTCAAATTTCTTCCAGTTTTCACAGCTGTCAATAAATATGGCAATTTATATTGCTCCAGCGGAACGTCGTCCATTATCCGTGTTAAGAAGGATTTTGACATGGAAGAGTTTGCAAATCTGTCGCCATGTAAAACGTTCGGTCTTCACGTAACAAATGACGAACATCTGCTTGTATGCCTTGAAGGTCCACAGAGGAGTAAAGTCGTGAAGTATTCTGAAATGGGAATGCCTGTACAAGAAATCATGCTTGATATGGATAATGAACCAATCTTTAAAGTTCCGAAATATGTCACTGAAAACGCTAGTGGTcagatttgtgtgtctgacgaaGGACACCTAATTATCGTCGAACCTTCTGGAAAGAAATATGTGAAGTATAAGCCAACCGACGAAACTTGGATCGGAAAGTCTCTCATCGTTGACAAGTTTGACAACTTAATCAGCAGTGAATGTCCATTGAAAATAAGACCTCAGAACATACACATCATGAACTCAAAGGGGGAAAATGTCAAAACATTCAAATTAGAAGGCCCGAAAATTTCCGGGGTGAATGCTCTTGCTATTGATTATCAATATGATGATCCTGTCATGTGGATTGGAACACCTCTTGGGGACGTCATTATTGCGGAATTTGTTAACAAGGAcatttaa